In Candidatus Binatia bacterium, a genomic segment contains:
- the cpaB gene encoding Flp pilus assembly protein CpaB: MNQRLKIAVIAAVVFGFIAAYGTYNFLRQQKAATEAMKKASQNVVVAAKDVPAGTTIDEKAIKGGMLKEVAWPKASVPAGSFVSTQQLVGKIVKVKTVAGEPILQSRISGEGMGLTVRLSAGYRAMSVKVDEIIGVSGFISPDDRVDVIATVAAPGKNSHEEKMSKIVLQDKRVLSVAQNVEQKEGKAQVARSITLEVTPDEAERLSLVQLEGQTILALRAVGDEKLVQTRGSTTRDLLAVSAAPKNGNVSAVAPAKHRVELYLGTKKSVAEF; this comes from the coding sequence ATGAATCAGAGACTCAAAATCGCCGTCATTGCCGCCGTGGTCTTCGGCTTTATCGCCGCTTACGGCACGTACAACTTTTTACGCCAACAGAAGGCGGCTACGGAAGCCATGAAAAAAGCGTCCCAGAACGTGGTGGTTGCCGCCAAGGACGTGCCCGCCGGGACGACCATCGACGAAAAGGCGATTAAAGGGGGGATGCTGAAGGAGGTCGCGTGGCCGAAGGCTTCCGTGCCCGCCGGTTCTTTCGTATCGACGCAACAACTCGTCGGCAAGATCGTCAAGGTCAAGACCGTGGCCGGCGAGCCGATTCTCCAATCAAGAATCTCCGGCGAGGGCATGGGGCTCACGGTTCGCCTGAGCGCCGGCTATCGGGCGATGTCGGTCAAAGTCGATGAGATCATCGGCGTGAGCGGTTTCATCTCTCCGGACGATCGGGTGGACGTGATCGCCACCGTCGCCGCGCCGGGGAAAAATTCTCATGAAGAGAAAATGTCCAAGATCGTTTTGCAAGATAAGCGGGTGCTTTCCGTGGCCCAAAACGTGGAACAAAAAGAAGGCAAGGCCCAGGTCGCCCGTTCCATTACATTGGAAGTGACTCCCGACGAGGCGGAGAGGCTTTCGTTGGTCCAGCTCGAAGGTCAAACCATTCTCGCGCTTCGCGCCGTCGGAGACGAAAAATTGGTCCAGACGCGGGGAAGCACGACGCGGGACCTTCTTGCCGTAAGCGCTGCTCCTAAGAATGGAAATGTATCGGCTGTCGCACCGGCAAAACATCGAGTCGAGCTGTATTTAGGAACTAAAAAATCGGTGGCGGAATTCTAG
- a CDS encoding pilus assembly protein N-terminal domain-containing protein yields MRSHFCLSTVAAKRWSVRLLIFAGLLLVQASAAAQDGPPSITVTVNKSLIHRLDQKATRVSVTQPEIADVSVVAPDQILINGKSVGATSLVVWNQQGTATNFDLLVVADVGALQRQLKIIFPDENIRASTSGPAIVLRGEVSNEVIYDKVLEIAQTYLPPAPAKEVAPMPSQTVSVSTPAIRLPQTGTAFAGGGQLAFTEESSLTDVGRWGNRRAIQGIVDLLVIREVQEIQLDVIVAEVSLTKLRELGLDFQGVFNNQTAVLSRSGTQTGFPSGSLIGDTGTFPPTTTIGGGASAAMAYFGKRYQVANVFRLFQNRDVTQILAQPRLVMKNGRSGGFLAGGEFPIPIATRDQVTVEFKPFGVRLDFVPTITWSKTIDLRVFPEVSEIDQSVSVSVSGIAVPGLKVRRTVNRVEMHEGESLVIGGLFDRKTLRDLTKIPFLGDIPILGTLFRSTRFRDQETELIFVITPKIVKPLKAGEKPEIPSVEKYDDPDMRQVPLFGDPAPTPQEQP; encoded by the coding sequence GTGAGGTCTCATTTTTGTTTATCGACAGTCGCAGCCAAACGGTGGAGCGTCCGCCTGCTGATTTTTGCCGGCCTGTTGCTCGTTCAAGCAAGCGCCGCGGCCCAGGATGGCCCTCCCTCCATTACCGTGACCGTCAACAAGTCTTTGATCCACCGCCTGGACCAAAAGGCCACGAGGGTTTCCGTAACCCAGCCGGAGATCGCCGACGTATCCGTCGTGGCTCCGGATCAAATTCTCATCAACGGAAAATCGGTCGGCGCGACTTCACTGGTGGTTTGGAACCAGCAGGGAACCGCCACCAACTTCGACCTTCTGGTGGTGGCCGACGTCGGCGCGTTGCAGAGGCAGCTCAAGATTATTTTCCCCGATGAGAACATCCGGGCTTCGACCTCCGGACCTGCGATCGTGCTCCGGGGCGAAGTATCGAATGAAGTGATTTACGACAAGGTCTTGGAAATCGCCCAGACCTATCTCCCACCGGCGCCGGCCAAGGAAGTCGCTCCGATGCCAAGCCAGACTGTCTCGGTCAGCACGCCGGCGATTCGCCTGCCGCAGACGGGTACGGCTTTTGCCGGCGGCGGACAACTCGCCTTTACCGAGGAATCGTCCCTGACCGACGTCGGCCGATGGGGCAACAGAAGAGCCATACAAGGGATCGTCGATCTCCTAGTGATACGCGAGGTGCAGGAAATTCAGTTGGACGTCATCGTCGCCGAAGTTTCGCTGACCAAGCTTAGAGAGCTGGGTTTAGACTTCCAGGGCGTCTTCAACAACCAGACAGCGGTCCTCAGCAGGAGCGGAACCCAGACCGGTTTTCCGTCAGGCAGTCTCATCGGCGACACCGGCACTTTCCCGCCGACGACCACGATTGGCGGGGGCGCTTCCGCCGCAATGGCTTATTTTGGAAAGAGATACCAAGTCGCGAATGTTTTTCGCTTGTTTCAGAATCGCGATGTAACGCAAATTCTCGCGCAGCCCAGGCTGGTGATGAAAAATGGGCGCTCGGGAGGTTTTCTGGCCGGAGGAGAGTTTCCGATTCCCATCGCGACTCGCGATCAAGTCACCGTGGAATTCAAACCATTCGGAGTGCGACTGGACTTTGTCCCCACCATCACATGGTCCAAGACCATCGACCTCAGAGTTTTTCCGGAGGTCAGCGAAATCGATCAATCGGTGTCGGTCTCGGTATCAGGCATTGCCGTACCCGGATTGAAGGTCCGCAGGACCGTGAACCGCGTGGAGATGCATGAGGGTGAGTCCCTGGTGATCGGCGGCTTGTTCGACCGCAAGACCCTTAGAGACCTTACCAAGATCCCGTTCCTGGGCGACATCCCGATCCTGGGGACGCTCTTTCGCAGCACGCGCTTTAGAGATCAGGAAACCGAGCTGATTTTCGTGATTACACCGAAGATCGTGAAGCCGTTGAAAGCCGGGGAGAAGCCGGAAATTCCGTCGGTTGAAAAGTATGACGACCCGGATATGCGCCAGGTCCCGCTGTTCGGTGATCCGGCGCCTACGCCTCAGGAACAGCCATGA
- a CDS encoding AAA family ATPase, with product MKIPVVLIGQDNLSLASLRQQIEKERDFIVSDKIRGFDDAFESLRTKTGPGIAIFDLSREPAKALTLAQEVKLKLPQVRLVVTAGNKDPEIILEAMRSGAEEFLSQPFHWPTVLQSMGRIRAKIDLQAPKGSQHGEIITVFSNKGGVGTTTIATNLAVALAANHQKSVCIVDLVLQFGSVTSFLNLEAYYTILDLVKNLKQMDHMLLEGSLVQHGSGVRVLSEPFRAEDANSIKAGDVEHILAALEQSFDYVIVDTPKDFDDTVSVALDQSHQILFVSEMDIPSLKSSRRALELFDRLGGYDSKIRLILNRYIKSKIMTVEAVEQALGIKVCWTLPNDYPTVIGAVNQGISILENDPKSEIAKAYRALADRITDGLWLSQGATQEEEKKGGILGQWIPALGRNLAKVRKEA from the coding sequence ATGAAGATACCCGTCGTATTGATAGGACAAGATAATCTCTCACTGGCCTCCTTGCGCCAGCAGATTGAAAAGGAACGCGACTTTATCGTCAGCGATAAAATCCGCGGCTTTGACGATGCCTTCGAGAGCCTCAGAACGAAGACCGGTCCGGGCATAGCCATTTTTGATCTGAGCCGCGAACCGGCCAAGGCATTGACGCTGGCGCAGGAAGTCAAGCTCAAGCTCCCTCAAGTTCGTCTGGTGGTGACTGCCGGAAATAAAGATCCGGAAATCATCCTGGAAGCGATGCGCTCCGGAGCTGAAGAGTTTTTGTCTCAGCCGTTCCACTGGCCGACCGTGTTGCAGTCTATGGGGCGGATCCGAGCGAAGATCGATCTTCAAGCGCCGAAAGGCTCCCAGCACGGCGAGATCATCACCGTGTTTTCCAATAAGGGGGGCGTCGGAACCACCACGATAGCGACCAATCTTGCCGTGGCTTTGGCGGCGAATCATCAAAAGTCGGTTTGCATCGTCGATCTTGTTTTGCAATTCGGCTCGGTGACGAGTTTTCTGAATCTCGAGGCCTACTACACCATTCTCGATCTGGTAAAAAACTTAAAGCAAATGGATCATATGTTGCTGGAAGGCTCTCTGGTCCAGCACGGCTCGGGCGTGAGGGTCCTCTCCGAGCCTTTCCGCGCCGAGGACGCCAATTCGATCAAGGCCGGCGACGTCGAGCATATACTCGCCGCTCTGGAGCAGTCCTTCGATTACGTGATCGTGGACACCCCGAAGGATTTCGACGACACGGTTTCGGTCGCCCTCGACCAATCGCACCAAATTCTCTTTGTCAGTGAAATGGATATCCCGTCCTTAAAAAGCAGCCGTAGAGCGTTGGAGCTCTTCGACCGGCTCGGCGGTTATGATTCGAAGATCCGGTTGATCTTAAACCGATATATAAAAAGTAAAATCATGACCGTGGAGGCCGTTGAACAGGCTTTGGGGATAAAGGTCTGCTGGACGCTGCCCAACGATTACCCCACGGTCATCGGAGCGGTTAACCAGGGGATCTCGATTCTGGAGAACGATCCGAAGTCTGAGATCGCCAAAGCTTATCGGGCCTTGGCCGACCGCATCACCGACGGCCTCTGGCTTTCCCAGGGCGCGACGCAGGAAGAAGAAAAAAAAGGCGGAATACTGGGCCAATGGATTCCCGCTCTGGGACGGAATCTCGCGAAGGTGAGGAAAGAGGCATAA
- a CDS encoding CpaF family protein, giving the protein MNEQFFQDLKLRIHRKLIDTLDLSKLSSLEVEMVKVEIRRILEEMVMAESLPLSRADRDRLVTEVQHEAFGLGPLESLMKDPEITDILVNNHRLVYVERHGKLEKANVSFRDDAHLMQIIDRIVSRVGRRIDESSPMVDARLPDGSRVNAIIPPLALDGPILSIRRFGADPLTMKNLIESDSVPEQVAEVLAACVKSRLNILVSGGTGAGKTTLLNCLSNFIPETERIVTIEDSAELKLQQEHVVRLETRPPNIEDKGMVTQRDLVRNALRMRPDRIVLGEVRGGEALDMIQAMNTGHDGSISTVHANTARDAIARLETMMLMSGVRLPERALREQIASALDVIVQLSRLSDGSRKLIEVCEVTGMEGDIITTQQIFQYRQKGIEAGKVIGEFAATGVLPSFLDRLESHGHKIPNSYFLPVVQSAKKRAI; this is encoded by the coding sequence GTGAATGAGCAATTCTTTCAGGATTTAAAACTCCGCATCCACCGCAAGCTGATCGACACCCTCGACCTGTCGAAACTCTCCAGCTTAGAGGTGGAGATGGTGAAGGTGGAGATCCGCCGCATCCTCGAGGAAATGGTGATGGCGGAGTCGCTGCCGCTCAGCCGCGCCGACCGCGACCGGCTCGTGACCGAAGTTCAGCACGAGGCCTTCGGCCTGGGGCCGCTCGAATCTTTGATGAAAGATCCCGAGATCACCGACATCCTCGTCAACAATCACCGGCTGGTTTACGTCGAACGACACGGCAAACTGGAAAAGGCCAACGTCAGCTTCCGCGACGACGCGCATTTGATGCAAATCATCGACCGGATCGTCTCGCGGGTGGGCCGCCGGATCGACGAGTCGTCTCCCATGGTCGATGCGCGCCTTCCCGACGGATCGCGAGTGAACGCGATCATTCCTCCGCTCGCGCTGGACGGCCCCATACTCTCCATCCGGCGCTTCGGCGCCGATCCGCTGACCATGAAAAATCTTATCGAGTCCGACTCGGTGCCCGAGCAGGTGGCCGAAGTCCTGGCGGCCTGCGTCAAATCGCGCCTCAACATTCTCGTCTCCGGCGGAACCGGCGCGGGCAAAACGACGCTCCTCAACTGCCTTTCCAACTTTATTCCCGAGACGGAGCGGATCGTCACCATCGAGGATTCCGCCGAGCTGAAACTCCAGCAGGAGCACGTGGTCCGTCTCGAAACCCGTCCGCCGAACATCGAAGACAAAGGAATGGTGACGCAGAGAGATCTGGTCAGGAACGCGCTTCGTATGCGGCCGGACCGGATCGTTTTGGGCGAGGTGAGAGGCGGCGAGGCGCTCGACATGATTCAGGCGATGAATACGGGACACGACGGCTCCATCAGCACGGTCCATGCGAACACCGCCCGGGACGCGATCGCGCGGCTGGAAACGATGATGCTGATGTCGGGCGTCCGTCTTCCCGAAAGGGCCTTGCGGGAACAAATCGCCTCGGCCCTGGACGTGATCGTGCAATTGTCGCGCCTGAGCGACGGCAGCCGCAAGCTGATCGAGGTCTGCGAAGTCACGGGCATGGAAGGAGACATCATCACCACGCAGCAGATCTTTCAATATCGGCAGAAGGGCATTGAGGCCGGCAAAGTGATCGGGGAGTTTGCCGCAACCGGAGTCCTGCCAAGTTTCCTGGATCGCCTGGAGAGCCACGGACACAAGATTCCCAACAGCTATTTCCTTCC